In one Rattus rattus isolate New Zealand chromosome 16, Rrattus_CSIRO_v1, whole genome shotgun sequence genomic region, the following are encoded:
- the LOC116885295 gene encoding LOW QUALITY PROTEIN: inactive 2'-5' oligoadenylate synthetase 1C-like (The sequence of the model RefSeq protein was modified relative to this genomic sequence to represent the inferred CDS: inserted 1 base in 1 codon), with amino-acid sequence MVNLSSTPACELDRFIKDHLPADTSFHAELRADIDFICAFLKERCFQGAPHPVRVSRVVMGEHTMLKGRSEANLVVFLNDLPSFEDQLNLQGEFIEEIRKRLCQLQQEKTLQVKLEVQSSEQPSSKSLSFKLSSPQLQQEVEFDVQPAYDILFALRNNHKPDPQIYTKTYAHLISACTTLKKEGEFSTCFMELRQNFLKHREPKLKSLIRLVKHWYQLCKEKLGKPLPPQYALELLTVYAWESGSRDCEFNTAQGFRTVLELVTKYQWLRIYWTLYYDFQHPDVSXYLHRQLKKPRPVILDPADPTRNVAGSNPLCWRLLAKEAASWLQCPCFRTCDMSLVHSWDVLTKVEFPQECVLL; translated from the exons ATGGTGAACCTCAGCAGCACCCCAGCCTGTGAGCTGGACAGGTTCATAAAGGATCACCTCCCTGCTGACACCAGCTTCCATGCTGAGCTCAGAGCAGACATTGACTTCATATGTGCTTTCCTGAAGGAGAGATGCTTCCAAGGTGCCCCTCACCCTGTGAGGGTCTCCAGGGTTGTGATG GGCGAACACACCATGCTTAAGGGCAGGTCAGAGGCCAACCTAGTGGTGTTCCTTAACGATCTCCCCAGCTTTGAGGATCAGTTGAATCTACAGGGGGAGTTCATTGAGGAAATTCGGAAACGACTGTGTCAGCTGCAGCAAGAGAAAACGTTACAAGTGAAGCTTGAAGTCCAGAGCTCAGAGCAGCCCAGCTCCAAGTCTCTGAGCTTCAAGCTGAGCTCGCCCCAGCTCCAGCAGGAGGTGGAGTTTGATGTGCAGCCAGCCTATGATATCCTGT TTGCCCTAAGAAACAACCACAAGCCCGACCCTCAAATCTACACCAAAACCTACGCCCACCTCATCAGCGCGTGCACCACTCTGAAGAAGGAGGGCGAGTTCTCCACCTGCTTCATGGAGCTCCGGCAAAACTTCCTGAAGCATCGGGAACCCAAGCTGAAGAGCCTCATCCGTCTGGTCAAGCACTGGTATCAACTG tgTAAGGAGAAGCTGGGGAAGCCGCTGCCCCCACAGTACGCCCTGGAGCTGCTCACGGTCTATGCCTGGGAAAGTGGGAGTAGAGACTGTGAATTCAACACAGCCCAGGGCTTCCGAACTGTCTTGGAACTGGTCACCAAGTATCAGTGGCTTCGAATCTACTGGACATTGTATTATGACTTTCAACACCCAGATGTCT AATACCTACATAGACAGCTCAAAAAACCCAG GCCTGTGATCCTGGACCCCGCTGACCCGACAAGAAATGTGGCTGGTTCAAACCCCCTCTGCTGGCGGCTGTTGGCAAAAGAAGCTGCTAGCTGGCTGCAGTGCCCATGCTTTAGGACCTGTGATATGTCTCTCGTGCACTCCTGGGATGTGCTG ACGAAGGTCGAGTTTCCACAGGAATGTGTCCTTCTATGA